CCCGAAATATTGAAACGAGCAAAGGATAAAAAAGATAAGAGGGTTCTAGTATTTCCTTTCTTATAAAATCTGTTATACTAATATTAGGACTAGGTACTAATAACAATTGCTAATATGGTCCGAATGAAATTTATCCTGCCATATTTAATAAGGAGGAATTACAAAATGAATCTATCACTTGAAAACCGTACATATGTCATTATGGGAGTTGCCAACAAACGAAGTATTGCGTGGGGGATTGCCCAGTCGCTGTCTAAAGCAGGAGCAAGGCTTATTTTTACATACGCTGGCGAGCGCCTCGAGAAAAACGTAAGGGATCTTGCTGAAACGCTTGAGCGCAAGGATTCGCTGGTTCTCCCTTGTGATATTACGAACGATGATGAAATTAAATCTACTTTTGAGCAGATTAAAGCTGAAGTCGGGGTAATTCATGGGCTTGCCCACTGCATCGCTTTTGCGAATACAGATGAACTAAAAGGTGAATACCTCAATACGACGAGAGACGGGTTCTTACTCGCTCATAACATCTCTTCTTATTCGCTTACTGCGGTTGCTAAAGAAGCACGCGGCATAATGACAGAAGGCGGAAGCATCGTAACATTAACTTACCTTGGAGGAGAGCGTGTCCTTCAGAACTACAACGTAATGGGTGTTGCCAAGGCTTCACTGGATGCCAGTGTGAAATACCTTGCGAGTGACCTTGGAAAAGAAAACATTCGTGTAAACGCGATTTCGGCCGGTCCAATCCGTACGCTCGCTGCGAAAGGAATCGGCGACTTCAACAGCATCTTAAAGCAAATTGAAGAAAAAGCTCCTCTCCGCCGTACAACGACTCCAGAAGAAGTGGGCGATACAGCTCTATTCCTGATGAGTGATCTTTCAAGAGGCATCACAGGGGAAACGATTCATGTGGACAGCGGGTACAGCATTTTAGGAAACTAATCCTTGTCATATCTTAATTTTTTCTGAATGAGAGCATAAAAAGCGATAAAACTGCCAGCCAGTATACCCAGTATATTGGCTGGTATTTTTTTTACGGGGATTGCTGCAAACTGAGCATGAACCAACAGCCCTATCATAATAGGCAATACAATGGATAGTTCATAGTTTTAGAATCCAATGAGATTAGAAAACCGATCGTAGCCGATAATGAAATGGCAAATTCACTGTAATTTACAGAACCGATTGCTTTTCTTGGTTTCAATCCTTTGAGAGCAGGACCGGAGTAGTGATCGGCCCCCACCCTCCACCGCCTATGGCGTCCAATAGGCAACGGTGAATAAATAACCGAGGACAAGCCGATAGCATAAAGTGATTGTAGGAAAATGTATCTGGAAAGAGGGATGGTTTCATTGAAGAGAATGAGTAGTGTTTTATGCTAGTATCTGTTGTAATGCCTGTTTATAATGGTGAAGCTTTTTTAATGGAATCTGTTGATAGTGTCCTAAATCAAACCTATAAACATTTCGAATTAATCGTTGTAAACGATGGATCCACAGACCGTACGAAAGATATTCTGAGTTCATTGAATGATGATCGAATAAAGAGTATTCATCTGAAAAAAAACGGTGGAGCTGCAAATGCATTAAATATTGGCATCAAGGAAGCCAAAGGGGATTGGATAGCAATTCAGGATGCTGATGACATCAGTTTACCGAACAAGTTAGAGGAACAGATTCGTTATATCTGTGAACATCCGGATGCAACCGCTGTAGGTTCCCTTATAGAATGTATTTCAGGCCATGCTGAAGTTCCTATGAGAAATCTGCAAATAGAAGCCACTAGAAATCACCTTTCTTCCAAAGAGCATATTAACGCTTATCGTTTTTATTTAAACCCTTTTTGCCACGGATCAGTTTTATTTTCTAAATCAATTTTTAATCAAATAGGGGGCTATGACCCTCAATATAAAATATGTTATGACTATGATTTATGGTTAAGGATGCTTGAGTTAACCCCCATTCATAAAATACCTATTGTGTTGTACCAGTATCGAGTTCATTCTGGGTCGATCAGCCGGAAAAACCAGCAAACGATAAATGAAGATTGGCTAGTAGCTTCTAAACATTTAAAAAAACAATTACAGGAGCGTTTTAAAAAAGCGCCGAGTTTTATCGTATTTGGCAAAGAAGAGGCCTGCGAAGATTTTAAACAAGTCAGTTTAATGAACAGAATAGACGTATCAGGATATTTTTATAAGGATTTTGACAATGATGATATGCTGCAGCTTTATTATGAGAGGAACATCGATGGGATTATTTTTTTGGAAGATATTAGCCTGATAAGCCTGTTTTATAAACTGCAGGAAAAAGGATTAGAGCTGAATAAAAACCTGTATAAAATTTGGGCAGGATATTATAAATAACACTTGCTGTAAGGATAAGAAAGTAACAATAGTTTTGAATGGGAGGCAGCAGCATGGCCATTTTAGTTACGGGAGGCGCAGGTTATATTGGCACCCATACGTGTGTGGAGCTTTTAAATAAAGGCTATGACATTGTTGTGTTAGATAAATTGTCCAAAAGTAAAAGAGAATCAGTCAACCGAGTAATGGAGATTTCAGGCAGAAGTTTTAAATTTGAGAATGTTGATCTTGTAGAGAAAAAGGAACTGGAAAGAGTTTTTACCGAGAATAAGATTGAAGCTGTCGTCCACTTTGCCGGATTAAAATCAGTTGGAGAGTCAGTGAAAAAGCCTCTTGATTATTATCGAAATAATGTCATGGGTACGATTTTGCTTTGTGAGGCAATGCAGCAATTTGGTGTGAAAAATGTGGTGATTAGTTCTTCTGCCGCAGTTTATGGTACAACAAAGCAAATGCCAATAGCAGAAGATGCACCGCTTGGTCCGGATAACCCTTATGGCCGGACGAAGCTGATGATCGAAGAAATACTTCGAGATCTCTATGTTTCAGATAGCGAATGGAGCATTGCTCTCCTGCGATATTTCAATCCGGTTGGAGCGCATGAAAGTGGACGAATTGGGGAGGATCTGAACGGAATTCCTAGTAACTTAGCTCCCTATATCACACAGGTCGCTGTCGGGAGATTGAAGGAAGTTAATGTCTTTGGCAATGATTATCAAACAAAAGATGGTACAGGAGTCAGGGATTATATCCATATCACTGATCTGGCAAAGGGACACTTAAAGGCGTTAGATAAAGTGTTGGCCGGCAATGGTGTAGAGGCTTATAACCTTGGGACTGGAAAAGGGTATAGTGTGATGGAAATGATTGCAGCATTTGAAAATGCAACTGGACAAAAGATACCTTACAAAGTGGTGGACCGCCGGCCTGGAGATGTTTCAGTCAGTTATGCAGACCCGGCAAAAGCCAAGAGGATGCTAGGATGGGAAGCCCAAAAGGGGATTGATGAAATGTGTGCTGATGCCTGGAATTGGCAGAAGAACAATTTATATGCTTCATTGATAAAAAATGACTCAGTTATAGGAGAGTATGAATGTTAGTTTCAGTTGTAATGGCTGTTTACAATGCTGAAGACTATGTTGAAGAGGCTATTAAAAGTATCTTAAATCAGACATATGATCAAATAGAGCTAATTATTGTTAATGATGCATCTATTGATCGGTCATATGAAATTCTTGAGTCAATAAAAGATCAAAAGGTAAAGGTTATCCATTTAGATAAAAATCAGGGAGCTGCTCATTGCTTAAATATCGGAATTAAGCAAGCTAGCGGAAGTTGGATTGCGATTCAGGATGCCGATGATCTAAGTCTTCCAAATCGCATTGAAGAACAGGTAAAGTATGTTACAAACCATGCCGGGATAGCAGCAGTTGGCTCGTTTATTCATTGTATACATGGAAAAGAAATAATCTCAAATGAATTATTATTAATGGAAGAGGAAGGATATAATGCCTCCAGTGAACATTTAAAAGAACACCGTTTTTTTTCCTGTTTTATGTGTCATGGTTCCGTTATGTTTTCTAAATCTGTTTTTGATAAATTGGGCGGTTATAATCCGGCATATAGAATCGCCTATGATTATGACCTTTGGATGCGTATGCTTGAAATATTGCCGATTCATAAACTGCCTAAAGTATTATATGAATACCGAATACACCCGGATTCACTTAGTCGATTAAAAAGGCAGGACACAGTTAATGAAGTTTGGCTGATTTCCAGTAAAAATATTCAAAAAAAATTAGTGGACGGTTTAAACCATAACCCTAATTTTGTTATTATCGGCGACCGAAAGACATGTAAAGAATTTAAAAACATTGCGTGTACAGAAAATTCTCTCTCAGTCTATGATTTTTACTATAAAAACAATAGAAGTTTAAGTTCTAAAATTTATAAACTTTATTGCACCGGTAAGGTGGATGCTGTAATTTTTCTTAACAGTTATAAATTATTAGGAATTTATGAGCAGTTAAAACAAAAAGGATTGATTTTTAACGATAATTTGTTCAGGATCATGGTGTAAGATATCTTCTTACTATAATGCAATCATAGTAATGTATAACTCCGTGGTTTTTTGCCTATACATCCCCTTAATTGCTGAATAGATTAAACTAATACAATGTATTTAAGTTTCGGGGGTGTACGATGCTTAACACTGGGAATGAACGGATATTAATCATAGCACCACACTCCGATGATGAAGTATTGGGTTGTGGAGGATTGATTGAGAGAGCATGCAGGTTAGGAAATCATGTGAAAGTTGTCATTGCAGCATTAGGAGAAACAACATTCATCCATTCCGGAATGAAAGTGACAGCCGATATTAGAAAAAAGGAACTGTCCGATGCCTTATCGTTTTTGGGTTGTGAAGATTATGAAGTCTTGTTTGAAGATAAAGAAGGGATATTGGACACCATTCCGCAAAAACAATTAGTCTCAAAAATTGATGATATCTTGATGAGTTTTAAACCCTCAATGGTGTTCATACCATATCCGAGTTTTCATCAGGATCATAAGGCGCTTTTTCATGCCTGCATGGCCAGCTTAAGGCCACAGCCTCATCTAAATTATAAGTTGATTGCTATGTATGAGTACCCTTTAATCGTCTGGCAATATCCTCGAATTAACAATGCCGGTGAGCTTTTCTTGGATCTTGGTGAAAAAATAGATATGAAAGTAGAAGCAATGAAAATGCATGTTTCCCAAATCCGTGAGTCTCAACATCTTATTTCACCAGAAAGTATAAAGAAATGGGCAGAAAAAAGAGGGATGGAGAACGGGTCCCAATATGCTGAGAAATATTATATTTTACGTGCAAAGCTTTTTTAGCATTCTGCCAGGAATAAAAGAGTTATTAAGGAGGAATTTTTGCTGAATAACTTTTCAATAAGACCCAAAAGCAGAAATTTTGGATTCGATCGGGGAAAACCTATTGATAGATTTTACATTGAGAAATTTTTAGAGAATAACCGCGCAGAGATAAAAGGACATGTTCTGGAAGTAGGAGATAATTATTATACGAGGACCTATGGAACTAACGTTTTGAAAAGCGATGTGCTGAACCTCATTCCTTCACCTGAAGCGACCATTGTAGGTGACTTGGCAACAGGAGAAAATATTCCTCATGAGGTTTTTGACTGTATTATACTGACCCAGGTCATTCATGTCATATACGATATTAAAATGGCATTAAACAATACAATAAAAGCGTTAAAACCAGGAGGGACATTGCTGATAACGACGACTGGTTTAAGCCCAAGCTGCCGAACAGATTTTCATGGAGACTATTGGAGATTTACGGATACTTCATTGAGGATGCTGTTGAATGAGCTCGTTGATGAAGAAAAGATAGAGATAGATGTATTTGGCAATGTTGCTGTAGCGAAAGCATTTCTTGACTGTTTGGCCGTTCATGAAATCCCTGAAGCCATTTTAGGCATTAAGGATGAACATTACCAGGTGATTCTAACTGCAATAGTTAAAAAATAATGTTTAAAAGAGCAAATGATGAATTGCTCTTTTTTTTATTTGATACAAACATCAGTACAATCAGGATTGGATTAAGTGCATATAAATTAATAAGGAATATTTTTTTTACAGGATATTATAAATTTTAAGAGGTGTTTAAGTAGTTGGATAAAGAAGTGACCATTTTAATACCTTCATTTAATTCAGGAATATATTTAAGAGAAGCTTTAGAGAGTGTGTTTAATCAAACATATCCCTATTGGAAAATTATTTTAGTGGATGATGCATCAACTGATGATAGCTTGTCCCATGCTGCTGATCTGTTGGAAGATCAAAGAATTACACTTATCAAGAATAAAAAAAACGTCGGCCAATCAATGTCACAAAACATTGGGCTTGAAAGAATAAATACAGAATTCTTTATGCAATTAGACGCTGATGATTGGCTTCCAGAAAACACACTGGATGTATTAATGGATACAGCAAGAAATTTACCTGAAGAAGTAGCATTGATTGTTGGCAATGTTATTGAAGTGACAGAAATCAGAAAAAGAAAAAGGTACAGATATGTTTCTAATGAATGGGACAATATTCTGCAGGAAAAATATGAACTGTTGCTTTCAAACTATATTCCTTGGCCAAAGTTTTACCGAACATCTTTGATAAAAAAGATGGGCGGATGGGCAGTTAATGACCCGTTTAACGGCAGGCATGCAGAAGATCTTCGTATGTTTTTACGATTAATAGAAGAATACCGTTTTTACTATATACCACAAACCATTTTATACTATCGAATACATGCAAGGAATTCCACACATCAAAAAGACGTTTACAGAGAGGCTGTAGAGTGGATCGTACGCGATGCTCTTCACCGGTGGGGAAATGAATATGAACCAGTATTTAAGGAAATTAGAGGCGGTTGGAGAGTAGTTAAAAAGTTAAACCGGATTGAATAGGAAGGGTTGGTGAAAATGGACGAAAAAGTAACGGTTCTAATCCCCTCGTATAACCCTGGCAAGTATTTAAGAAATGCAATAGAGAGTGTAATTAACCAGACGCATCAAGGCTGGAAAATGGTCATCGTAGACGATGCTTCGACTGATGATAGTTTATCAACGATACAGGACTATCTATCCGATCCCCGTATAGTCCTTATAAAAAACAAGCGAAATTTAGGACAGTCCAAAACCCAAAACGCTGGTTTAGAGCAAATAGATACTCTTTTTACAATAATGCTGGATAGTGATGACTGGTTTTTTCCAGACACACTTGAAATTCTAATGAATGAGGCGGAAAGGTTGCCCGATGAGGTAGCATTGATCTGCGGCAAAAAAACAATCTTAATAGAAAATGATCATGGTGAAGTGGTATATAAGATGCTGGATATAAAGGGTCGTTCATATGAAGATCCTTATGAATTTTTGTTGGGGAATTTTGTTCCATATCCCCGTTTTTACCGGACATCCGCGCTTAAAAACGTAGGAGGCTGGCCAACAGATGACCCATATGAGGGGCGTTATCTGGAAGACCGTCGCATGGATGTCCTTTTGATTAAAGATTATAAAATTCGATGGATCGATAAAATGCTTTATAATTATAGGAAACATATCAACAACGTAACCGTTAATAAGAAGGCTATTTTAAATGAGATGATTAAATGGAATATTCATTATGCGTTAAATAAATGGGGGAATGAGTTTGAGCCACAATTCTCAATAAATAAAAACGGCTGGGTTGAATTGAGTTCACTTACTCCAGTAAAAACATAGCATAGACCCCATTTTCCAATCCGTATAAAAAGACTGTCTCAAGAAGTTCGTTTAAAACGATCTGAATGAGGCAGCCTTCTTTTTTATTTGGTTGATTTCCGGAGTTGTCAGCTCTTCCACGTCTTGATTCATTTAGTTACTAAAAGAGGATTTATAAACATTTATTGTTCTTCGTAATCCTTCTTCCAGGCTTACCTTAGGTTCCCAATCAAGAATTTTTTTTGCTTTGTCAATGTTTGGCCGTCTTTGTTTAGGGTCATCTTTTGGCAGAGGGAGAAATACAATATCACTAGAGGAATTTGTGAGTTCTTTTATTAATTTAGCTAGATTTAAAACGGTAATCTCATTTGGATTACCTATATTTATAATTTCTCCGTTTGCGGCATCATTCTTCATCATTAACATAATTGCACGGATGGTGTCGTCTACATAGCAAAATGACCTTGACTGTGAGCCATCTCCATAAACAGTAATTTCCTCTCCCTTTATGGCCTGATTTACAAAATTAGAAATTACACGTCCATCGTCATTTCGCAAACCAGCAGAATACGTGTTAAATATCCGGGCAACCTTGATATTCACCCCGAAGAGGCTGTGGTATAAATAACAAAACACTTCCCCAAGCCGTTTGCCTTCATCATAGCAGGCTCTGGGCCCCCAGGTATTAACATTGCCCCTGTAATCTTCCGTCTGAGGATGGATTTCTGGGTCGCCATAAACTTCACTTGTACTTAAATATACCATTTTGGCATTATGAGTTTTAGTGAGTTCTAACATGTTTTTCGTTCCAATGGTATTGATTTCAATGGTTTCAAAAGGATATTGTTGATAGTATTTGGGGGATGCAGGAGAAGCGAGGTGATAAATTTGGTCTATGTCTGTTATTTCCTTTAATGGAAAGAGGTTATCAGAGCAAACATCAAGTTTTATAAAGGTGAAGTTTGGATGAGCATTTAACTTAACAATATTTTGCATCCTGCCGGTAGAAAGATTATCAATTCCTATAATGCAGCAGCCTTCGGATAAAAGAGTTTCTGCCAGCTGATATCCCAAGAAACCGGCCACTCCGGTAATAATTATTTTTTTCAACGCACCTATCACCTCTCAAGTGATTAATTGTAACCTATTCCTTCATAAATATAGCCAATAGATCTCATCTCTGCTGTATTGAGCATATTTCTCCCATCAAAAATAATAGGGGAATTCATTTTATTTTTTATACCTGCCCAATTTATATTTTTATATTGAGGCCAGTCAGTACAGATTAATATTGCATCTGCATTTGTGATTGCTTCTTCTGCAGAATCTTTTTGACAAACAGTATCCACTAGATTGCCAGGGAGTTTAGCAACGGGATCGTGTACTTCTACAATTGCTCCTTCATTTATTAAGTTTTGTATGATCTTCAAGGATGGCGACTGTCTTATATCATCTGTTTGAGCCTTAAAGGAAAGACCCAATACAGCAATTTTTTTTGCTGCCAAGCTGATTAATCTTGTTTTTACTTTTTTAAAGAGGTAGCCCGGCTGGTTCTCATTAATAGCATGAACTTTCTCGAGAATTGAAAGATCTATATTATTTTTCTTTGCAGTATCGATCAAGGCCAGCACATCTTTTGGAAAACAAGATCCCCCATAGCCAATACCAGCTTCTAAAAATAATTGGCCGATTCTTAAATCCAATCCAACCCCTTTAGCCACATCTTGGACATTAATATGCAATTTGTCACAAAGGATGGCTATTTCGTTAATGAATGAAATTTTAGTTGCTAAAAATGAATTAGCAGTATATTTAATTAATTCTGCAGCACTTGGTGTAGTAACAAAAAATGGTGACTTTATTCCCTTATAAAGTTCTTGAAGGAGTGCGGTTGCTTTATCATTTTCACTTCCAAGTATTATTCGGTCTGGATAAAGGGCATCGTGTAAAGCATTGCCTTCTCTTAGAAACTCTGGATTTGATAATACATCAAAAGAGACAGGATCTTTCTTGGTATTTTCGATCCACAGCTTAACTTGTTTAGAGGTTCCCGCGGGCACAGTGCTTTTGATGACGATTATTTTGTATTCATTCAGGTTTGAAGCGATAAATTCAGAAGCTTCCCGTAAAAAGTGCAAATTGGCACTTCCATCTTGATTTTGCGGAGTACCGACACAGATGAAAATAAGGTTATTATCTTTTATAGCTCTTTGATGATCATTTTCAAATGTGATTTTTCCAGAAGCTAAGTGCTTAGTAAGTAGCGTATCTAAACCGGGTTCGTAAAAAAAAAGTTTTCCTTTCTGTAAATCATTAATTTTCTTTTGATCAACATCTATCACTGTTACCGAATGTCCCAATTCAGCAAATAGTAAACCAGTAGTTGTTCCTACATAACCTGCCCCAATGATTAAAACATTCAATGAAACACCCCCGTTAAATTTCAGCTATTCTAAAATATGAATGTAACCAATAAAAGGAAACGGCTATAGCTAAAATTAAACACTGTCCCGGGCTTGAAATCTGTAATTAGTCTTTATATTTTTTAAAGACATGCCGGTTTTCACTAAAGGGGTTAGTAATCTCAGAATGTGCTAAATCATTATTTTTAAAAATATTACGTATTTTATCGCTTACTAATCTGCCGTTATCAAAGTAATCATAGCTCCATGGAATGTTTGATAAATCCTGATGGCCATGATCTTCTAACAATCTCTGATATTCATTGAGTATGTTAATGCCGTGAGTTGTTGTTTCATTGTTTATTAAATACAAGGTGTCAGAAATATAAGGCAGTCCGGAAAAATGAAAAAATCGTAAAGGTTGGTCATTTACCTTATAGTTATCGCTTGTTTTTGTAATATTTCTTTCAAATAGATTCCAATACGCAACATTGTATCCCGGGTGTTTTAAATTCATGACTTTATCAAAAAAAACAGGGGCAAGATCCATCCACTTTTGTTCATTGAATAACCCTCTTGGAGGATCGGTATAACAGTATTGATTGAGCCGATCACACCACCAATCCAAAAAAAACTGACATTCTGTAGATCGCTTGAGCGCGATAAAACCAGTATTGAAATTTCCGGAGTTCAAGAGTGCGAATTCCCCAAATAAATGGGCTGGATTTTTTACTGGATTTAAAATATGTGGAGTTAAAGCAATAGAATGTAAGCGAAGGGTATCCTCGACCTCTATGAAAGGTCCAAAAACCAGGGTATCACTATCCAGGTAAATGACATGTTCTTCTTTTGGATACTTTTGAAAAATATATCGAAACAGCTGTCCTTTACAGAACCCTGCTGTTTCATATTGACTATATTTAAATATGGTATGTTCAAAATTAAGATATCCCATATCTTTCGCTAAAACGATTTCATCAAACAGGTCTAATTTCCTTATAGAAACAGGAAGATTTTTTTCGATCAAACAGAGGACCATCTTTGATTCCGGAATATGCTTTTTAATGGATTGTGCTAATGTCTTGGCCATAGCAAGGTGGTTCATGCAAACAGAAGTACAGAAAATCAATGTTTTCTCACCTGCGTTTTTCGTATTTTTAACCGTTTAATGGCTTTATTGGTTAGTGCATAGGGGTTTGTAGTATGTGCCTCTAATTCAGAATTATATTTAAATACTGATCGTGATTTATCAACTATCCGTTCACCATGATCAAAAAAATTATAGCTCCATTCAAAATGGGTAGGATAGAGGTTTTCATTCTCCTCCATTAGAGCAATGTATTGATGTACAACTTTATATATAGACGGATTGTCTGGAAGGTTATCCCGGAGAAAATGTAATGTTGAAAAATGAAAAAATCGAAAAGGTTCACCATTAGCATAATATACGCCATCTTTCATGCTGATGTTGCGCTGGTTTATATTCCAGAACGCCACATTATAACCGTCATGTTTCAGTACATAAATCTTATCAAACAACATTAAGGCTGCTGTTAGCCATCTCTGGTCGGTAAACAGTCCTTGTTCCGCATCATTAAAAGCATAGCGTTCAAGTCTTGCTGTCCACCAATCCAGCATTGCTTCTGCTTCCATTGAACGTTTAACTCCAATGTACCCGCCGTTAATGATCCCGACTCTCAGAATCAAAATTTCTGCATTTTCCCCCCAAATGGTGTATGTGTTTTTTGGCGGTTCATTATAATGGGGAGTCAATACAATGGAATGCGTTTTAAAGGCAGCAAATACTTCATCAAAACGGGAAAACACTTGAGTATCTGAATCAATATAACTGAAAAATTCCACATCTTTATACTTGCTGTAGACATATTTCATAAGTTGTCCTTTACAAGCACATGCCGCTTCGTATTGATTATATTTAAATATAGTGGTTTCAAAGTTTGTAAAGCCCATGTCCTTAGCCAATACCACTTCATGAAAATCTTGATCGTCCAATAAATGGGCAGGCAAGCTTTTTTCTAGTAAACAAATAACCAATTTACTTTCCGGCATATGCTCTTTTAGTGAATTGGCCAATACCTTTGCCTTTGCCAAATGATTTAAACAGACGGATGTACAAAAAATCATATTTCACATCACCTTACTTGGAAATTATTTTAGTGTCATCAAAAAAAATGCATTCAATGGAAGTGTTTTCTATGTGCAGTTTATCGATTTTTGTCCCTTTTCCGAAAATACTATGAGTTATTAAAGAAGAGACATCACTTACATAAACATTTTCCAGAATTATACTGTCTTGAATCCTGCAGTTATCTATAACGGCACCCTGTGAAACTGATACATACGGACCTATTGTCGAATTTGTTAGCACACAGTTTTTATCAATATGAACGGGCGGAATCAACTTGCAGTTTTTGATGATGGTTGAAGGGTCTGTAGTCTCCTCTGATCGATTCAGGGAATCTAAAACCCAACGGTTGGCTTCTAACCATCGTTCTATTGTGCCTACATCGGAATATTCCTTTTTTGTAATTTGGTAAGAGATATTATATTGATGATTAATTAGCCATTGAATGGCGTCAGTAATTTCGTATTCTCCTCTTGAGGAGGGTTGTATATGGTTAATGGCAGTGAGCACATTGGAGTCAAACGCATAAGCTCCAATTATTGCAAGATTGGATGCTGAATTTTTTGGTTTTTCTTCCACATTAATGATCTGGTTGTTTTCTACATGGGCGATTCCAAATTCACTAGGATTAGAGACCTTCGTAATCATAACAGCACCGTTGATTGAACTAGACAGGATAGCTTCTTTAAGGGATAAAAGCGATTCATTGATCAGGTTATCTCCTAATAAAAGAATAAATGGTTCGGTCTTCAAAAAATCCGATGCTTGCCTTACTGCATCTCCAATACCCTTTGCTTTCGGCTGATAAATTAGTGTAATTGAAGTATTGTCGGCTCGTCGATTATCTATATACTCACAAATATCTTTTTGTAAAGGGTTTAATACAATAC
This genomic stretch from Fictibacillus marinisediminis harbors:
- the fabI gene encoding enoyl-ACP reductase FabI, giving the protein MNLSLENRTYVIMGVANKRSIAWGIAQSLSKAGARLIFTYAGERLEKNVRDLAETLERKDSLVLPCDITNDDEIKSTFEQIKAEVGVIHGLAHCIAFANTDELKGEYLNTTRDGFLLAHNISSYSLTAVAKEARGIMTEGGSIVTLTYLGGERVLQNYNVMGVAKASLDASVKYLASDLGKENIRVNAISAGPIRTLAAKGIGDFNSILKQIEEKAPLRRTTTPEEVGDTALFLMSDLSRGITGETIHVDSGYSILGN
- a CDS encoding glycosyltransferase family 2 protein, which produces MLVSVVMPVYNGEAFLMESVDSVLNQTYKHFELIVVNDGSTDRTKDILSSLNDDRIKSIHLKKNGGAANALNIGIKEAKGDWIAIQDADDISLPNKLEEQIRYICEHPDATAVGSLIECISGHAEVPMRNLQIEATRNHLSSKEHINAYRFYLNPFCHGSVLFSKSIFNQIGGYDPQYKICYDYDLWLRMLELTPIHKIPIVLYQYRVHSGSISRKNQQTINEDWLVASKHLKKQLQERFKKAPSFIVFGKEEACEDFKQVSLMNRIDVSGYFYKDFDNDDMLQLYYERNIDGIIFLEDISLISLFYKLQEKGLELNKNLYKIWAGYYK
- the galE gene encoding UDP-glucose 4-epimerase GalE → MAILVTGGAGYIGTHTCVELLNKGYDIVVLDKLSKSKRESVNRVMEISGRSFKFENVDLVEKKELERVFTENKIEAVVHFAGLKSVGESVKKPLDYYRNNVMGTILLCEAMQQFGVKNVVISSSAAVYGTTKQMPIAEDAPLGPDNPYGRTKLMIEEILRDLYVSDSEWSIALLRYFNPVGAHESGRIGEDLNGIPSNLAPYITQVAVGRLKEVNVFGNDYQTKDGTGVRDYIHITDLAKGHLKALDKVLAGNGVEAYNLGTGKGYSVMEMIAAFENATGQKIPYKVVDRRPGDVSVSYADPAKAKRMLGWEAQKGIDEMCADAWNWQKNNLYASLIKNDSVIGEYEC
- a CDS encoding glycosyltransferase gives rise to the protein MLVSVVMAVYNAEDYVEEAIKSILNQTYDQIELIIVNDASIDRSYEILESIKDQKVKVIHLDKNQGAAHCLNIGIKQASGSWIAIQDADDLSLPNRIEEQVKYVTNHAGIAAVGSFIHCIHGKEIISNELLLMEEEGYNASSEHLKEHRFFSCFMCHGSVMFSKSVFDKLGGYNPAYRIAYDYDLWMRMLEILPIHKLPKVLYEYRIHPDSLSRLKRQDTVNEVWLISSKNIQKKLVDGLNHNPNFVIIGDRKTCKEFKNIACTENSLSVYDFYYKNNRSLSSKIYKLYCTGKVDAVIFLNSYKLLGIYEQLKQKGLIFNDNLFRIMV
- a CDS encoding PIG-L deacetylase family protein — protein: MLNTGNERILIIAPHSDDEVLGCGGLIERACRLGNHVKVVIAALGETTFIHSGMKVTADIRKKELSDALSFLGCEDYEVLFEDKEGILDTIPQKQLVSKIDDILMSFKPSMVFIPYPSFHQDHKALFHACMASLRPQPHLNYKLIAMYEYPLIVWQYPRINNAGELFLDLGEKIDMKVEAMKMHVSQIRESQHLISPESIKKWAEKRGMENGSQYAEKYYILRAKLF
- a CDS encoding methyltransferase domain-containing protein, which codes for MLNNFSIRPKSRNFGFDRGKPIDRFYIEKFLENNRAEIKGHVLEVGDNYYTRTYGTNVLKSDVLNLIPSPEATIVGDLATGENIPHEVFDCIILTQVIHVIYDIKMALNNTIKALKPGGTLLITTTGLSPSCRTDFHGDYWRFTDTSLRMLLNELVDEEKIEIDVFGNVAVAKAFLDCLAVHEIPEAILGIKDEHYQVILTAIVKK
- a CDS encoding glycosyltransferase family 2 protein; amino-acid sequence: MDKEVTILIPSFNSGIYLREALESVFNQTYPYWKIILVDDASTDDSLSHAADLLEDQRITLIKNKKNVGQSMSQNIGLERINTEFFMQLDADDWLPENTLDVLMDTARNLPEEVALIVGNVIEVTEIRKRKRYRYVSNEWDNILQEKYELLLSNYIPWPKFYRTSLIKKMGGWAVNDPFNGRHAEDLRMFLRLIEEYRFYYIPQTILYYRIHARNSTHQKDVYREAVEWIVRDALHRWGNEYEPVFKEIRGGWRVVKKLNRIE
- a CDS encoding glycosyltransferase family 2 protein produces the protein MDEKVTVLIPSYNPGKYLRNAIESVINQTHQGWKMVIVDDASTDDSLSTIQDYLSDPRIVLIKNKRNLGQSKTQNAGLEQIDTLFTIMLDSDDWFFPDTLEILMNEAERLPDEVALICGKKTILIENDHGEVVYKMLDIKGRSYEDPYEFLLGNFVPYPRFYRTSALKNVGGWPTDDPYEGRYLEDRRMDVLLIKDYKIRWIDKMLYNYRKHINNVTVNKKAILNEMIKWNIHYALNKWGNEFEPQFSINKNGWVELSSLTPVKT